A genomic window from Leeia speluncae includes:
- the clsB gene encoding cardiolipin synthase ClsB yields MPEFSNNHLSLLRDGTAFFPALLSAIAGARESVWIETYIFANDETGLRVTEALIAAAKRGVQVHLLIDGFGSKNYPDDQWQQLLASGVCALKFRPEITLFSFKKKRLRRLHRKLVLIDGVIGFVGGINIVNDRDPGETVPRFDYAVRVVGPVCRDIAMTMMSMWRRTCQFQLKPHWLPCRTPKEADETSHYPAKLIIRDNSLHRRDIESAYLEAIASSQKEIMIANAYFLPGIRFRQALLHAAKRGVKVTLLLQGRRDQALLQFACRGFFRQLLMAGIRIVEYHRAYMHAKVAVIDGQWVTVGSSNIDPFSILLAREANLIIQHPAFAKQLRKDLLNELALGGVEVGEETIRKQWWGYRVLPWFAYGVVRGLMGMTGYGREDYHAK; encoded by the coding sequence TTGCCTGAGTTTTCTAACAACCATCTTTCCTTACTAAGGGATGGAACGGCCTTTTTTCCAGCCCTCTTGTCCGCTATTGCGGGCGCACGCGAATCCGTCTGGATTGAAACCTATATATTTGCCAACGATGAAACCGGTTTGCGGGTAACCGAAGCATTGATTGCCGCCGCTAAGCGTGGTGTGCAAGTGCACTTACTCATCGATGGTTTTGGTTCAAAAAACTACCCAGATGATCAATGGCAGCAGTTACTTGCCAGTGGTGTTTGTGCGCTGAAATTTCGACCCGAGATCACTCTCTTTTCTTTCAAAAAGAAGCGGCTTCGCCGATTGCACCGCAAGTTGGTCTTGATTGACGGGGTGATTGGCTTTGTTGGGGGGATTAATATCGTCAATGACCGTGATCCTGGTGAAACTGTGCCTCGGTTTGATTACGCCGTTAGGGTAGTCGGTCCCGTTTGTCGTGATATTGCGATGACCATGATGAGCATGTGGCGACGAACATGTCAGTTCCAGTTAAAACCACATTGGTTGCCATGCCGCACGCCCAAAGAGGCGGATGAAACTAGCCACTATCCGGCAAAGTTAATTATTCGAGATAATAGCCTTCACCGTCGAGATATTGAATCGGCCTACCTTGAAGCGATCGCTTCCTCACAAAAAGAAATTATGATCGCCAATGCCTACTTCCTTCCGGGTATTCGATTCAGACAGGCCTTGCTCCATGCGGCGAAGCGAGGCGTGAAAGTGACCTTGCTATTACAGGGCCGAAGAGATCAAGCATTGTTACAATTTGCCTGCCGTGGTTTCTTTCGGCAACTCTTAATGGCGGGCATCCGAATCGTGGAATATCACCGTGCGTATATGCATGCAAAGGTGGCAGTTATTGATGGCCAATGGGTGACTGTTGGTTCTAGTAATATTGATCCATTCTCCATTTTGTTAGCAAGAGAAGCGAATCTTATTATCCAGCATCCTGCTTTTGCAAAGCAGTTACGCAAAGATTTACTCAATGAGTTGGCGCTTGGTGGCGTAGAGGTGGGCGAAGAGACAATTCGTAAACAATGGTGGGGATATCGTGTTTTACCTTGGTTTGCCTATGGGGTGGTACGGGGGCTAATGGGGATGACCGGCTATGGTCGCGAGGATTATCACGCGAAATAA
- the panC gene encoding pantoate--beta-alanine ligase, translating to MQILATPEDVAAFRKPGKTLALVPTMGNLHEGHLSLVKLARQYADEVVVSIFVNRLQFGPNEDFDRYPRTFERDSALLAANGCHAVFHPSETVLYPVPQSYLVEPPELLANTLCGAFRPGHFQGVCTVVSKLFNVIRPDAAVFGLKDFQQYLILREMTKQMNHPIQIIGGDIVRETDGLAMSSRNQYLNPTERQEATRLYQLLQNAREALKQGGVWADIQQATMQALEEHGWKNQYFEWRSEVDLSPCTDLQTPSRLLVAAFNGQTRLIDNIAL from the coding sequence ATGCAAATTTTAGCCACACCTGAAGACGTAGCGGCTTTCCGTAAGCCAGGAAAAACCTTGGCGCTAGTGCCAACAATGGGTAATTTACACGAAGGTCATTTATCCCTCGTGAAGTTGGCTCGCCAATACGCTGATGAAGTGGTGGTCAGTATTTTTGTGAATCGTCTTCAGTTTGGCCCAAATGAAGACTTTGATCGTTACCCGCGAACCTTTGAAAGAGATAGTGCATTATTAGCAGCTAACGGCTGTCATGCGGTGTTCCATCCTTCCGAAACGGTTCTTTATCCGGTACCTCAAAGCTACTTGGTTGAACCACCTGAATTGCTAGCTAATACGTTGTGCGGCGCATTTCGTCCAGGACATTTTCAAGGTGTTTGCACGGTGGTGAGTAAACTTTTCAATGTTATTCGCCCAGATGCAGCGGTTTTTGGTTTAAAAGATTTTCAGCAGTATCTCATCTTGCGTGAAATGACGAAGCAGATGAATCATCCAATTCAAATTATTGGTGGTGATATTGTCCGCGAAACCGATGGCCTCGCCATGAGTTCTCGAAACCAATATTTGAATCCAACAGAGCGCCAAGAAGCGACGCGACTATATCAGTTACTTCAAAATGCACGTGAAGCACTGAAGCAAGGTGGTGTTTGGGCGGACATTCAGCAAGCCACTATGCAGGCTTTAGAAGAGCATGGCTGGAAGAATCAGTACTTTGAATGGCGTAGTGAAGTAGATCTATCTCCTTGCACTGACCTTCAAACGCCTTCTCGTCTATTGGTCGCGGCATTTAATGGCCAAACGCGCTTAATCGATAATATTGCGCTGTAA
- the panB gene encoding 3-methyl-2-oxobutanoate hydroxymethyltransferase, translating to MQITTSTLQNMAKQGQKIAMLTCYDATFSSVLDEAGVDVMLIGDSLGMVMQGHTSTIPVTLEEVAYHTRCVARKATRSLILADLPFGAYLESPQQAMASSVTLMSAGAHMVKLEGGEHMLETVRFLVARGVPVCGHIGLTPQSVNTLGGYKVQGKTDAAAERLKAEALALEAAGVSMIVLEAVPAKLAAEITASLTTAATIGIGAGVDCHGQVLVLQDMLDIYPGKKARFVKNFMKGQSSIQAAVKAYVNAVKDASFPTAENSF from the coding sequence ATGCAAATTACCACTAGCACCCTCCAAAACATGGCAAAACAAGGCCAGAAAATTGCCATGCTTACCTGTTATGACGCGACATTTTCGAGCGTACTGGATGAGGCCGGTGTGGATGTGATGTTAATTGGGGACTCTTTAGGTATGGTCATGCAAGGCCATACCTCGACGATCCCTGTGACGCTAGAAGAAGTGGCCTACCATACTCGTTGTGTTGCACGTAAGGCAACACGTAGCCTTATTCTGGCTGACTTACCGTTTGGTGCCTATCTAGAAAGCCCGCAACAAGCAATGGCGAGTAGTGTCACCTTGATGTCTGCCGGTGCCCATATGGTCAAACTAGAAGGTGGCGAGCATATGCTAGAAACCGTTCGCTTCTTGGTTGCACGTGGCGTCCCTGTATGTGGCCACATCGGTTTGACCCCTCAGTCTGTGAACACATTAGGCGGTTATAAAGTACAAGGCAAAACGGATGCAGCAGCCGAGCGCCTAAAGGCAGAAGCATTGGCCTTGGAAGCGGCTGGGGTCAGCATGATTGTGCTAGAGGCAGTGCCAGCCAAATTGGCGGCTGAAATTACCGCTAGCTTAACGACTGCTGCTACCATTGGCATTGGTGCCGGGGTCGATTGCCACGGACAAGTGCTGGTTTTGCAAGACATGTTAGATATTTACCCTGGCAAGAAAGCGCGTTTTGTGAAAAATTTCATGAAGGGTCAAAGTAGTATCCAAGCTGCCGTCAAAGCCTATGTAAATGCAGTAAAAGACGCGAGCTTTCCAACTGCAGAAAACAGTTTTTAA
- a CDS encoding deoxynucleoside kinase translates to MLRPYRYIVVDGPCGIGKTALAKRLADCSGKRFLADEPTENPFLPRFYQEPARYALPTQLSFLIQRIRKLEPIVQHDLFEQGIVTDFLLEKDNLYAELMLSSEELPLYQMMYQKLAPALPKPDLVISLQASPNWLVEHVRKIAYPHVPDLQDGLLRRVAQRYSSFFYGYGAAPVLMVNVEHMDLESETDFALLLRRVNNMRGTREFFNKGD, encoded by the coding sequence ATGCTACGACCGTACCGCTATATTGTTGTCGATGGGCCGTGTGGTATTGGTAAAACAGCGTTAGCGAAACGGTTGGCAGATTGTTCTGGCAAGCGCTTTTTGGCAGATGAGCCAACAGAGAACCCATTTCTTCCTCGCTTTTATCAGGAGCCGGCTCGTTACGCGCTGCCTACCCAGTTATCTTTTCTCATTCAGCGTATTCGGAAGCTAGAACCAATTGTTCAGCATGATTTATTCGAGCAAGGCATCGTGACGGACTTCTTGCTAGAAAAAGATAATTTATACGCAGAGTTAATGTTAAGTAGCGAGGAACTGCCGCTTTACCAAATGATGTATCAAAAGCTGGCGCCAGCCTTGCCGAAACCCGATTTGGTGATTTCTCTTCAGGCATCTCCCAACTGGTTAGTTGAACATGTTAGAAAAATCGCCTATCCACATGTGCCAGACTTGCAAGATGGATTATTGAGAAGAGTAGCTCAGCGGTATAGTAGTTTCTTTTATGGATATGGCGCCGCACCAGTTTTAATGGTGAATGTTGAACATATGGATCTTGAATCCGAAACGGATTTTGCGTTATTGTTGCGACGCGTCAACAATATGCGTGGCACGCGGGAATTCTTCAACAAAGGGGATTAA
- the folK gene encoding 2-amino-4-hydroxy-6-hydroxymethyldihydropteridine diphosphokinase, protein MARAYIALGGNLGDPVAQMQTALTKLSEHPAIHQVRASRYYVTAPVGYDNQPDFYNAVAEVETTLAANELLDLMFELEFEGGRERLFANAPRTLDLDLLMYDQLVSSDPRMILPHPRMHLRAFVLVPLAELAPTLEMPGIGALTPWLAACQDQRIEARQPFFPLPIAS, encoded by the coding sequence GTGGCAAGGGCATATATTGCACTCGGTGGTAATTTGGGTGACCCAGTCGCCCAAATGCAGACGGCACTGACAAAATTGTCTGAGCACCCAGCGATTCATCAGGTACGGGCCTCTCGTTATTATGTGACTGCACCGGTGGGTTATGACAACCAGCCCGATTTTTACAACGCGGTTGCAGAAGTGGAAACGACCTTAGCAGCAAACGAATTGCTCGATTTGATGTTCGAATTAGAGTTTGAAGGGGGACGAGAGCGTTTGTTTGCCAATGCACCCCGCACCTTGGATTTAGATCTACTGATGTATGATCAGCTAGTGTCCTCTGATCCTAGAATGATTTTGCCGCATCCAAGGATGCATCTACGTGCATTTGTGCTTGTGCCATTAGCCGAACTGGCGCCAACATTGGAAATGCCGGGCATTGGTGCATTAACCCCTTGGTTAGCCGCCTGCCAAGATCAACGAATTGAAGCAAGGCAGCCTTTTTTTCCGTTACCAATCGCTTCTTGA
- the pcnB gene encoding polynucleotide adenylyltransferase PcnB, translated as MIRKLIRRVLRLPMLPHGGAEALPLKKHGITREQISGSALKVTDKLQAAGYTALVVGGAVRDLLLGREPKDFDVATNATPEEVQRIFGRRARIIGRRFRIVHVPFGPEIIEVTTFRGDADDVHTDEETGRILRDNVWGDQEQDARRRDFTANALYYDPAKQVVYDYHHGLRDLERRQLVMIGDPERRYREDPVRMLRAIRLAAKLELSIEQGTEQPIESLTPLLAEVPQARLFDELTKMLLSGAAGACLEVLYSSGLYKPVMPQLGRIMSTKSDRDFLQKAMSATDDRIKAGKSVNPAFQMAALLWPQVQRRWEQLQGSGQSGMQAMMNAIEDVLDRNKGLAPARHAGTMREIWSLQPRFDGRTGRKPFRLLENGRFRAAYDFLVLRASADDSLKELAEWWTAFQHADAGEQTRMLEQDSPVDPSKRKRRRRRRKPNDGGGQSGAEE; from the coding sequence ATGATCAGAAAACTGATAAGACGCGTACTCAGATTACCGATGCTGCCGCATGGCGGCGCAGAGGCATTGCCATTAAAAAAACATGGCATTACCCGTGAACAAATTAGTGGCTCAGCGCTGAAAGTAACCGATAAGTTACAAGCGGCTGGCTACACTGCCTTAGTCGTGGGTGGGGCAGTGCGCGATCTATTGTTAGGTCGTGAACCAAAAGATTTTGATGTGGCGACCAATGCTACACCTGAAGAAGTGCAGCGCATATTTGGTCGACGCGCACGCATTATTGGTAGACGCTTTCGGATTGTTCATGTGCCGTTTGGCCCTGAAATTATCGAAGTGACTACCTTCCGTGGTGACGCGGATGATGTGCATACCGATGAAGAAACCGGCCGAATTCTTCGTGACAACGTTTGGGGCGATCAAGAACAAGATGCACGCCGCCGAGACTTTACGGCCAACGCTCTTTATTACGATCCTGCAAAACAAGTGGTATACGATTATCACCATGGCTTGCGTGATCTAGAGCGTCGTCAGTTGGTGATGATTGGTGATCCTGAGCGTCGCTATCGTGAAGACCCTGTTCGTATGCTGCGCGCTATTCGTTTAGCGGCGAAGTTAGAACTAAGCATTGAGCAAGGCACCGAACAACCCATCGAATCGTTAACACCGCTACTTGCAGAAGTGCCACAAGCAAGGCTTTTTGATGAATTAACCAAGATGCTCCTTTCTGGCGCAGCCGGTGCTTGTCTAGAAGTGCTCTACAGTTCTGGTCTATACAAGCCGGTGATGCCACAACTTGGCCGCATTATGTCTACTAAGTCTGACCGCGACTTTTTACAAAAGGCGATGTCGGCAACGGATGATCGGATTAAAGCGGGTAAAAGTGTCAACCCAGCTTTCCAAATGGCAGCTTTATTATGGCCGCAAGTTCAGCGACGCTGGGAGCAACTGCAAGGCAGTGGCCAAAGCGGTATGCAGGCCATGATGAATGCGATTGAAGATGTATTAGATCGTAATAAAGGGTTAGCACCAGCAAGGCATGCCGGCACGATGCGGGAAATTTGGTCTCTTCAACCAAGGTTTGATGGCCGTACAGGTCGTAAGCCATTTAGGTTGCTTGAGAATGGCCGATTCCGTGCGGCTTACGATTTCTTGGTGTTAAGAGCAAGCGCAGATGACTCGCTCAAAGAATTAGCAGAATGGTGGACGGCATTTCAGCACGCCGATGCTGGTGAGCAAACGCGCATGCTGGAACAAGATTCACCGGTTGATCCTTCCAAACGCAAACGTCGCCGTCGCCGTCGTAAACCGAATGATGGTGGTGGTCAATCTGGCGCTGAGGAATAA
- the purB gene encoding adenylosuccinate lyase, with the protein MDLSNLTAISPLDGRYRKQVDKLAPLFSEFGLMHRRVQVEVEWLKALAAHPEIAEVKPFSAATIEQLNALITNFSLENAERVKAIESVTNHDVKAIEYFLKEAFADNAEVQAASEFIHFACTSEDINNLSHALMLKAGRDEVLVPQFDEIIGRLQELAHQLADLPMLSRTHGQTASPTTLGKELANVVYRLRRQREQIVAVPMLGKINGAVGNYNAHLSAYPTIDWESFASQFIESLGLTFNPYTIQIEPHDYMAELFDAFVRANTILIDLDRDVWGYISLGYFKQKVVAGEVGSSTMPHKVNPIDFENSEGNLGVANALLTHMAQKLPISRWQRDLTDSTVLRNMGVAFGYTALGLSALKRGLNKLECNPNRLAADLDNAWEVLAEPIQTVMRRYGIENPYEQLKALTRGQAGINKETLATFIEGLAIPADEKTRLLALTPATYTGKAAELAKRI; encoded by the coding sequence ATGGATTTATCAAATCTAACTGCAATTTCTCCTCTTGATGGACGCTACCGTAAACAAGTAGACAAGTTAGCGCCGCTTTTCTCTGAGTTTGGTCTAATGCACCGCCGTGTACAGGTGGAAGTCGAATGGCTAAAAGCATTGGCTGCACATCCTGAAATTGCAGAGGTGAAGCCTTTTTCTGCAGCAACTATTGAACAATTAAACGCATTAATCACAAATTTCTCTCTAGAAAATGCTGAGCGCGTAAAAGCGATTGAGTCTGTGACCAATCATGACGTGAAAGCCATTGAATACTTCTTGAAAGAAGCGTTTGCGGATAACGCAGAAGTCCAAGCCGCTAGTGAATTCATCCACTTTGCTTGTACCTCGGAAGATATCAACAACTTGTCTCACGCCTTGATGTTAAAAGCCGGTCGTGATGAAGTGTTGGTGCCTCAATTTGATGAGATCATCGGCCGTCTTCAAGAGTTGGCTCACCAACTGGCTGATTTACCAATGTTGTCTCGCACCCACGGCCAAACCGCTAGCCCAACTACCTTGGGTAAAGAGTTGGCTAACGTGGTATACCGTCTACGTCGTCAGCGTGAGCAAATCGTTGCCGTGCCAATGCTGGGCAAAATTAATGGTGCTGTGGGTAACTACAATGCACACTTGTCTGCGTACCCAACGATTGACTGGGAAAGCTTCGCTAGTCAGTTTATCGAGTCCCTTGGTTTAACATTTAACCCATACACTATTCAGATTGAGCCGCATGACTACATGGCAGAGTTGTTTGATGCGTTTGTGCGTGCAAACACAATCTTGATCGACTTGGATCGTGACGTTTGGGGTTACATTTCTCTAGGTTACTTCAAACAGAAAGTGGTTGCGGGCGAAGTGGGTAGTTCGACCATGCCGCACAAAGTTAACCCGATTGACTTTGAAAACTCTGAAGGTAACTTGGGTGTGGCAAATGCATTGCTTACCCATATGGCGCAAAAACTGCCAATCTCTCGTTGGCAGCGTGACCTTACCGACTCTACCGTGTTACGCAACATGGGCGTTGCGTTTGGTTATACCGCCCTTGGTTTGTCTGCACTAAAACGTGGTTTGAACAAGCTAGAATGCAATCCAAACCGTTTGGCTGCGGACTTGGATAATGCATGGGAAGTGTTGGCTGAGCCAATTCAGACCGTGATGCGTCGTTACGGCATTGAAAATCCGTACGAACAATTAAAAGCATTGACCCGTGGTCAGGCTGGTATTAACAAAGAAACCTTGGCTACCTTTATTGAAGGTCTTGCTATTCCTGCAGACGAAAAAACACGTCTATTAGCACTCACACCAGCGACTTATACTGGTAAAGCGGCTGAACTAGCTAAGCGAATCTAA
- a CDS encoding DUF47 domain-containing protein, producing MSNFLTALIAKVSPNEEKFFTWFDQHAALVVEAAKHLAAMSAEPTATFKGHFEAIETLERKADDVSRDILLALHRTFVTPFDRGEIKDLATALDDVVDIIEQIPVKASIYGVQNFTPEMAALGQIVLRACEKLQDAVSKLNDMTHADGIIKACHDVKIIEDDADRVRRNGIARLFAEESDARALLATKELYELYEAAVDRCEDAADMIHSIVLERI from the coding sequence ATGTCCAACTTTCTGACCGCGCTGATCGCGAAGGTCTCTCCAAATGAAGAGAAATTTTTCACCTGGTTTGATCAACACGCAGCTTTGGTAGTGGAAGCCGCTAAACACCTTGCAGCAATGAGCGCAGAGCCAACTGCAACGTTTAAAGGACATTTCGAAGCAATCGAAACATTAGAGCGTAAAGCGGATGATGTTTCTCGTGACATTCTATTGGCGTTACACCGTACATTTGTTACCCCATTTGACCGTGGCGAAATCAAAGACTTAGCGACTGCGCTAGATGATGTTGTCGATATCATCGAACAAATTCCAGTCAAAGCATCTATCTATGGTGTACAAAACTTCACACCAGAAATGGCTGCACTTGGTCAAATCGTGCTACGTGCATGTGAAAAACTGCAAGACGCAGTATCTAAACTAAATGACATGACGCACGCTGACGGTATTATCAAAGCTTGTCACGATGTAAAAATCATTGAAGATGACGCTGACCGCGTTCGTCGCAATGGTATTGCACGTTTGTTCGCAGAAGAAAGCGATGCTCGTGCGCTACTAGCAACCAAAGAGTTGTACGAGCTGTATGAAGCAGCTGTTGATCGTTGCGAAGATGCTGCAGACATGATTCACAGCATCGTGCTAGAACGTATTTAA
- a CDS encoding inorganic phosphate transporter yields the protein MDTHLLLVIIVLIGLALAFDFMNGFHDAANSIATIVSTQVLSPQMAVAWAAFFNFVAFLFFDHHVAATIGKGTVHKEVVDNAVIFGALAGALSWNIITWWFGIPSSSSHALVGGLAGAAVAKTGSLSALIGGGFLKTAGAIVLSPMLGMLLAITLSIIVTWFCVRSTPVSVDMRFRKLQFVSAALYSLGHGGNDAQKTMGIIMLLLISNNMLPGNADIPLWVILSCQIAMGLGTLFGGWRIVKTMGMGITKLKPMGGFCAETAGAITLFLATSLGIPVSTTHTITGAIVGVGASRRMSAVRWGLAGRIVWAWVLTIPCSALVSAICWKIGTMIF from the coding sequence ATGGATACTCATCTGTTATTAGTTATTATCGTTTTGATCGGTCTTGCATTGGCGTTCGACTTTATGAACGGCTTTCATGACGCGGCCAACTCGATTGCGACCATCGTTTCTACCCAAGTACTCAGCCCACAAATGGCGGTTGCTTGGGCTGCATTTTTTAACTTTGTTGCCTTCCTCTTCTTTGACCACCATGTCGCTGCCACCATTGGCAAAGGTACGGTACATAAAGAAGTGGTTGATAATGCCGTCATTTTTGGCGCGCTAGCTGGGGCTTTAAGCTGGAACATCATTACTTGGTGGTTCGGCATTCCATCTAGCTCATCCCATGCGCTAGTGGGAGGTCTTGCAGGTGCTGCCGTTGCGAAAACAGGTTCACTTAGCGCGTTGATTGGCGGCGGTTTCCTCAAAACAGCAGGGGCAATTGTGCTATCCCCGATGCTTGGCATGCTGCTCGCTATTACGCTATCTATTATTGTGACTTGGTTCTGCGTTCGCTCAACCCCCGTCAGTGTTGACATGCGTTTTCGTAAGCTTCAGTTTGTTTCTGCTGCCTTATATAGCTTGGGGCATGGCGGCAATGATGCACAGAAAACCATGGGGATCATTATGCTGCTACTGATCTCAAACAACATGCTACCAGGCAATGCTGACATCCCACTTTGGGTAATCCTATCTTGCCAAATTGCAATGGGCCTTGGCACCTTATTTGGTGGGTGGCGGATCGTCAAAACCATGGGTATGGGTATTACGAAACTGAAACCGATGGGTGGCTTTTGTGCCGAAACAGCAGGTGCAATTACGCTATTTTTAGCAACATCACTCGGCATCCCGGTATCCACCACTCATACCATCACTGGTGCGATTGTTGGTGTTGGCGCATCACGCCGTATGTCTGCGGTTCGTTGGGGTTTAGCAGGCCGTATCGTATGGGCATGGGTGCTTACTATTCCATGTTCAGCACTCGTGTCTGCGATTTGCTGGAAAATTGGCACGATGATTTTTTAA
- a CDS encoding class 1 fructose-bisphosphatase, whose protein sequence is MSRVTLSRYLIEQTRNHDTPADLRFLVEVVARACKAISHAVSKGALGGVLGNAGTDNVQGEAQKKLDVISNEILLEANEWGGHLAAMASEEMEEAYQIPGRYPKGAYLLLFDPLDGSSNIDVNVSVGTIFSVLRCPEGTETPSEASFLQAGTEQVCAGYAIYGPQTMLVLTLGNGVKGFTLDREMGSFVLTHESMTVPESTKEFAINMSNQRHWETPVSRYVAEMQAGATGALGKDYNMRWIASMVADVHRILTRGGIFMYPRDAREPEKPGKLRLMYEANPMSLIIEQAGGAATNGHQRILDIQPESLHQRVAVFLGSKEEVERITSYHHHSEA, encoded by the coding sequence ATGTCTCGCGTTACGTTAAGCCGTTATTTAATTGAACAAACCCGCAATCATGACACCCCTGCCGATTTACGCTTCTTAGTCGAAGTGGTTGCACGTGCCTGTAAAGCAATTAGCCATGCAGTATCTAAAGGCGCGTTAGGTGGTGTTTTAGGTAACGCAGGAACAGACAACGTTCAAGGCGAGGCACAAAAGAAGCTAGACGTCATCTCTAATGAAATTTTGTTAGAGGCCAATGAATGGGGCGGCCACTTAGCCGCGATGGCTTCTGAAGAAATGGAAGAAGCCTATCAAATTCCAGGTCGCTATCCTAAAGGCGCTTATCTATTGCTATTTGATCCATTAGATGGCTCTAGCAACATTGATGTCAACGTATCAGTTGGGACGATTTTCTCTGTACTTCGCTGCCCAGAAGGTACCGAGACACCATCTGAAGCGTCTTTCTTGCAAGCCGGCACCGAACAGGTTTGCGCAGGCTATGCAATTTATGGTCCGCAAACAATGCTGGTGTTGACGCTTGGCAACGGAGTTAAAGGCTTCACGCTAGACCGTGAAATGGGTTCATTCGTACTGACCCATGAAAGCATGACAGTACCTGAGTCGACCAAAGAATTTGCGATCAACATGTCTAACCAACGCCACTGGGAAACCCCAGTGTCTCGCTACGTAGCAGAAATGCAGGCGGGTGCGACTGGCGCATTAGGCAAAGATTACAATATGCGCTGGATTGCATCGATGGTAGCGGATGTGCATCGCATTTTGACGCGCGGCGGCATCTTTATGTACCCTCGTGATGCACGTGAACCAGAAAAGCCAGGCAAGCTACGCTTGATGTATGAAGCGAACCCAATGAGTCTCATCATTGAACAAGCGGGCGGCGCTGCGACCAATGGACATCAGCGCATTCTGGATATTCAACCAGAAAGCCTACATCAACGTGTCGCGGTGTTCCTAGGCTCGAAAGAAGAAGTAGAGCGTATTACTTCGTATCACCATCACAGCGAAGCATAA
- the adk gene encoding adenylate kinase, producing the protein MKLILLGAPGAGKGTQANYLKEKFGIPQISTGDMLRAAVKAGTPLGLQAKAVMDAGQLVSDDIIIGLVQERIKEADCANGFLFDGFPRTIPQADALKAAGVAIDYVVEIDVPDSEIVERMSGRRVHPASGRTYHVKFNPPKVEGKDDQTGEDLIQRDDDQEETVKKRLDVYHAQTEVLVGYYSEIAKSGDTTAPKYIKVAGVGAVESIRDAVFAALGA; encoded by the coding sequence ATGAAATTGATTCTATTGGGAGCGCCGGGTGCTGGTAAGGGTACGCAGGCTAACTATCTAAAAGAAAAATTTGGTATTCCGCAAATTTCTACTGGCGATATGCTGCGCGCAGCAGTAAAAGCCGGTACGCCACTTGGTTTGCAGGCCAAGGCGGTGATGGATGCGGGTCAATTAGTGTCTGACGACATTATTATTGGTTTGGTACAAGAGCGTATCAAAGAGGCTGATTGTGCAAATGGCTTCTTGTTTGATGGCTTCCCACGTACGATTCCTCAAGCAGATGCCCTAAAAGCAGCTGGCGTGGCAATCGACTACGTGGTTGAAATCGACGTGCCAGATAGCGAAATCGTTGAGCGTATGTCTGGTCGCCGTGTGCACCCTGCATCTGGCCGTACCTACCACGTGAAATTCAATCCACCAAAAGTTGAAGGTAAAGATGATCAGACTGGTGAAGATTTGATTCAGCGTGACGACGACCAAGAAGAGACCGTGAAAAAGCGTTTGGATGTATACCATGCACAAACTGAAGTGCTAGTTGGTTACTACTCTGAGATCGCAAAAAGCGGTGATACCACAGCGCCTAAGTACATTAAGGTGGCCGGTGTTGGTGCAGTAGAAAGTATTCGTGACGCGGTGTTTGCAGCACTAGGCGCATAA